The Chloroflexota bacterium genome contains a region encoding:
- the polA gene encoding DNA polymerase I, which produces MPERPLMVLLDGNALVHRAYHAIPPLTSPDGEPTNATYGFTSTLLKVLDELKPQYAAVAFDVGRTFRHEQYPEYKATRVAMPDDLRVQLDRVRDVVEAFNLPSTTMEGYEADDILATLAQKAVEQGLDVVIVTGDTDTFQLIGPHVKVLLSGRKFTDAKMYDEAAIRERYRLEPEQLVDFKGLKGDTSDNIPGVPGVGDVTATQLLQQFGSIENLYAHLNEVSAKLREKLEGKEADVRRGKELVRLVSDLPIDLDLDNCRLSAYDRSKVTALFRALGFHSLLQRLPKTEEQPTAQLPLFAGQAGVEVEKPALGQYHLINTEEGLRNLVAKIRARGACALDTEANSLRPVEAELVGIAIACQEGEGYYIPIGHTPQVSSMSQLPIEFIREQLGPVLADATIAKYAHNANYDLIVLNQHGIVVHGLQFDTMVAAYLLDPSGRNLSLKGLAWQELGVEMTTIAELIGKGKNQLTIDQVAIERVFPYAAADADMTLRLVARQEAQLKEKQLWKLFTDIEMPLVSVLIDMECTGVALDVDLLKRMSRELYQRLNELAQQIQQQVGYPFNISSSQQLSDALFIKLRLPTTDIPRGASGYYSTAAEVLERLRGVHPVIDLILEHRQLSKIKSTYVDALPLMVNPRTGRLHTSWNQTATVTGRISSSEPNLQNIPIRTDIGRRVRQAFIAQPGWKLLGADYSQVELRILAHVSGDENLLAAFHRGEDIHASTASRILGVPIEQVTPDMRRLAKTINFGLIYGMSDWGLAARTELSQEEAAQFITKYFAQYPRVREYLARIKQQAAEQGYVETLLGRKRYFPELKSGSKAHGSLKAAALRMAINHPIQGTAADIIKIAMTHLHDELGKHNLRSKMILQVHDELVLEVPDHELDQVSSLVRSVMEGAYPLDAPLKVDIKIGQNWGEM; this is translated from the coding sequence ATGCCAGAAAGACCGCTGATGGTGCTCTTAGATGGCAACGCCTTGGTACACCGCGCTTATCATGCCATTCCACCGCTGACAAGCCCGGACGGCGAGCCGACGAATGCTACCTATGGCTTTACTTCTACATTGCTCAAAGTGCTAGACGAACTCAAACCACAGTACGCTGCAGTAGCTTTCGATGTGGGACGCACTTTCCGGCATGAACAATATCCAGAGTATAAAGCTACACGAGTAGCGATGCCAGACGATCTGCGGGTGCAACTTGACCGCGTCCGGGATGTAGTTGAGGCGTTTAACCTTCCCAGCACAACGATGGAGGGTTATGAGGCTGATGACATACTAGCCACTCTCGCCCAAAAAGCGGTAGAGCAAGGCCTGGATGTGGTCATTGTCACCGGTGATACGGATACTTTTCAACTCATTGGCCCTCACGTGAAGGTGTTGTTGTCAGGACGCAAATTTACGGATGCTAAGATGTATGATGAGGCTGCTATTCGCGAACGGTACAGGTTGGAACCAGAGCAACTGGTAGACTTCAAGGGGCTAAAAGGCGATACCTCAGATAATATCCCAGGCGTGCCTGGCGTAGGCGATGTCACCGCCACGCAACTTTTACAGCAATTTGGTAGCATTGAAAATCTGTATGCCCATCTCAATGAAGTGTCTGCCAAGTTGCGTGAGAAGTTGGAAGGGAAAGAGGCAGATGTCCGCCGCGGCAAGGAGCTCGTTCGCTTAGTTTCCGATTTGCCCATTGACCTCGATTTGGACAATTGCCGACTCAGTGCCTATGACCGCTCAAAAGTAACAGCACTGTTTCGTGCGTTAGGCTTTCACAGTCTCTTGCAGAGGTTGCCCAAAACGGAAGAACAACCTACGGCCCAATTACCGCTATTTGCTGGGCAAGCAGGGGTGGAAGTTGAAAAGCCCGCGTTGGGGCAATATCACCTGATCAATACCGAGGAGGGCCTGCGTAATCTGGTTGCCAAGATACGCGCGCGCGGCGCATGTGCACTCGATACTGAGGCCAACTCGCTGCGTCCGGTGGAAGCCGAATTAGTGGGGATAGCCATAGCCTGCCAGGAGGGTGAAGGCTACTATATTCCTATAGGTCACACGCCACAGGTCTCCTCTATGTCGCAACTGCCCATCGAGTTTATCCGTGAACAACTTGGTCCAGTTCTCGCTGACGCGACTATCGCCAAGTACGCGCACAATGCCAATTACGACCTCATCGTGCTGAACCAGCATGGCATAGTAGTGCATGGCCTGCAATTTGACACGATGGTTGCTGCCTATTTGCTGGATCCCTCAGGACGCAATCTGAGTTTGAAAGGACTTGCCTGGCAAGAATTAGGTGTGGAGATGACCACTATTGCGGAGCTCATCGGCAAAGGCAAGAACCAACTGACTATTGATCAGGTCGCTATCGAGCGCGTGTTCCCCTACGCGGCTGCTGATGCCGATATGACCTTGCGTTTGGTTGCACGGCAAGAGGCACAACTAAAGGAAAAACAGTTGTGGAAGCTATTCACTGACATTGAGATGCCCTTGGTTTCCGTTTTGATTGATATGGAATGTACAGGCGTTGCGCTAGATGTGGATCTATTGAAGAGAATGTCTCGGGAACTGTACCAACGCCTCAATGAACTGGCGCAACAGATACAGCAACAGGTGGGTTATCCCTTTAACATTAGCTCCTCCCAACAGTTGAGCGATGCCCTTTTTATCAAGCTCAGGCTGCCCACCACAGATATCCCGCGCGGGGCGTCAGGGTACTATTCTACAGCAGCCGAGGTACTAGAACGATTGAGAGGTGTGCATCCGGTCATTGATTTGATTCTGGAACACCGGCAGCTCTCCAAGATCAAATCCACTTATGTAGATGCCCTTCCTCTGATGGTGAATCCGCGCACTGGTCGCTTGCATACTTCCTGGAACCAGACGGCCACTGTAACCGGACGCATTTCATCCAGTGAGCCAAATTTACAGAACATTCCCATCCGCACGGATATTGGGCGACGTGTGCGCCAGGCCTTTATCGCACAGCCGGGCTGGAAGCTGCTCGGTGCTGATTACTCGCAAGTAGAATTACGCATCCTGGCTCATGTCTCTGGTGATGAGAATTTGTTGGCCGCCTTCCATCGGGGAGAGGACATCCACGCCAGCACAGCGTCACGTATACTTGGTGTTCCCATTGAGCAGGTAACGCCAGACATGCGCCGTCTGGCCAAGACCATTAACTTCGGTCTAATTTACGGCATGAGTGACTGGGGGTTGGCTGCACGGACTGAGCTCTCACAGGAGGAGGCTGCGCAGTTTATTACAAAATACTTTGCACAGTATCCACGCGTACGGGAATATCTGGCACGCATCAAGCAACAAGCGGCTGAGCAGGGCTATGTCGAGACTTTGCTGGGTCGGAAGCGGTATTTCCCCGAGTTAAAGTCAGGGAGTAAGGCGCATGGCAGTCTAAAAGCTGCAGCACTGCGCATGGCGATCAACCATCCCATTCAAGGTACTGCAGCAGATATCATCAAGATTGCGATGACCCATCTGCACGATGAGCTGGGAAAGCATAACCTGCGCAGCAAGATGATCCTGCAGGTGCATGATGAGTTGGTGTTGGAAGTGCCGGATCACGAGCTAGATCAGGTTAGCTCTTTGGTCAGGTCTGTGATGGAAGGTGCCTATCCACTGGATGCTCCTTTGAAAGTGGATATCAAAATAGGACAGAATTGGGGTGAGATGTGA
- a CDS encoding arginine--tRNA ligase, producing MIRDEIAKLVHKAIEEAQKHGNLPKFDIPEIPVERPKQEGHGDLATPVCLQLASLARMAPLHIAHIIVQHMSLSDSLGNVEVAGPGYINFSLSPSWLARQVDVILQAGDRYGDIELGGRRKVQVEFISANPTGPLHIGSGRNAVVGDALANVLAAAGYDVQREYYVNDAGTQMGLFAESLYARYAQALGQDEPLPEGGYQGSYMVEMGQRAAREYGPRFLNMERSEALKALGDIGLAYTLESIRADVALMGIHFDRWFSERTLYEDGTFEHVMALLRERNYIFERDGAVWFAATALGGDKDEVIIRSGGAPGYFASDIAYHYNKFVCRGFDWVIDVWGADHQGHVPRMYAMMRALGLDPQRLSIIIYQLVTLKRRGEVVRLSKRTGDMITLREVLEDVGADAVRFFLLSRAAESQMDFDLELAKEHSNENPVYYIQYAHARISSILRVAQERGLERGDGDVSLLSHPMELALIRRMLMLPEIIELAATNLAPHHLAAYALDLASQFHVFYRDCRVVSSDPADYELTQVRLKLVRAAKIVLAKTLRLMGMTAPEQM from the coding sequence GTGATCAGGGATGAGATAGCCAAACTAGTTCACAAAGCCATCGAAGAAGCACAAAAACACGGCAATCTGCCCAAGTTTGATATCCCTGAGATACCTGTGGAGCGACCCAAGCAGGAGGGGCACGGGGACTTGGCAACGCCAGTGTGCTTGCAGTTAGCCAGTCTAGCGCGTATGGCACCGTTGCATATCGCTCACATTATTGTACAGCATATGTCTCTCTCGGATAGCCTGGGCAACGTTGAAGTAGCTGGGCCTGGCTATATCAATTTTTCTCTTTCTCCCAGCTGGCTAGCTCGGCAGGTAGATGTGATTCTGCAGGCTGGCGATAGGTATGGTGATATCGAACTAGGTGGGCGACGCAAGGTCCAGGTTGAGTTCATCAGTGCTAATCCTACTGGCCCGCTGCATATTGGCAGCGGTCGCAATGCGGTCGTTGGAGATGCTTTGGCCAATGTACTTGCCGCAGCGGGGTACGATGTACAACGCGAGTATTATGTAAATGATGCGGGTACGCAGATGGGATTGTTCGCAGAAAGCCTCTATGCTCGTTACGCCCAAGCGCTGGGTCAAGATGAGCCATTGCCTGAAGGGGGGTATCAAGGCTCCTACATGGTAGAGATGGGTCAGCGCGCTGCCCGCGAATACGGTCCACGCTTTCTGAACATGGAACGCTCCGAAGCCTTGAAAGCATTGGGTGACATTGGCCTTGCCTACACCTTGGAATCCATTCGCGCTGATGTAGCCTTGATGGGCATCCACTTTGACCGCTGGTTTTCCGAGCGGACGTTGTATGAGGATGGAACTTTCGAGCACGTGATGGCTTTGCTTCGTGAGCGGAACTATATCTTTGAGCGCGATGGGGCAGTGTGGTTTGCTGCCACCGCCCTTGGCGGGGATAAGGATGAGGTTATCATCCGCTCTGGTGGGGCTCCAGGCTATTTTGCTTCGGACATTGCATATCACTACAACAAGTTTGTGTGCCGTGGCTTTGATTGGGTGATCGATGTGTGGGGAGCAGATCACCAAGGACATGTACCGCGGATGTATGCCATGATGCGTGCATTGGGTCTCGATCCACAGCGCCTGTCCATTATCATCTATCAATTGGTCACGCTTAAGCGCAGAGGGGAAGTAGTGCGCTTATCCAAACGCACAGGTGATATGATCACTTTGCGCGAGGTGTTGGAGGATGTTGGCGCAGATGCCGTGCGCTTTTTCCTGCTTTCGCGGGCTGCAGAAAGTCAGATGGACTTTGATCTGGAGCTAGCCAAAGAGCATTCCAACGAAAACCCGGTGTATTACATCCAGTATGCACATGCTCGCATCAGCAGTATTTTGCGCGTGGCTCAGGAGCGCGGGCTGGAACGGGGAGATGGTGATGTCAGCCTACTATCTCATCCGATGGAACTGGCCCTGATCCGGCGCATGTTGATGTTGCCAGAAATCATCGAATTGGCTGCCACGAATCTAGCGCCACATCACTTGGCTGCTTATGCACTGGATTTAGCCAGCCAGTTCCATGTCTTTTACCGCGATTGCCGGGTGGTGTCTTCTGACCCGGCGGACTATGAGTTGACCCAGGTACGGCTAAAGCTAGTTCGTGCAGCCAAGATTGTTCTGGCAAAGACTTTGCGCCTGATGGGCATGACTGCACCAGAACAGATGTAG